The proteins below are encoded in one region of Saccopteryx leptura isolate mSacLep1 chromosome 1, mSacLep1_pri_phased_curated, whole genome shotgun sequence:
- the CASP1 gene encoding caspase-1: MADKTLKEKRKTFIQSVSPGTINGLLDELLEKRVLNEEEFEKIRNENVTIMDKARALIDVIIRKGPKASQMCITYICEEDSCLAEKIELSSGSQSENDHATQDPQAAIRPSEINVFSTMKDIPAKLTFPGPGGSLKLCTPEQAQRIWKEKSAEIYPIMEKSTRTRLALIICNTQFDKVSRRDGADADIRGMKMLLEDLGYTVVLRENLTALDMTREVKDFAALEKHKTSDSTFLVFMSHGIREGICGTKHSEEVPDILSINTIFQSLNTKNCPSLKDKPKVIIIQACRGESKGIVWLEDSSEAAEKSSSLAPEDLEYDAVKKAHIEKDFIAFCSSTPDNVSWRHPEKGSLFIMKLIEQLQENACSCDLEEIFRKVRFSFELPDGRAQMPTTERVTLTRHFYLFPGY, encoded by the exons ATGGCTG ACAAGAccctgaaggagaagaggaagacatTTATCCAGTCGGTGAGCCCTGGCACCATCAATGGCTTGCTCGATGAACTATTAGAGAAAAGAGTGCTAAATGAGGAGGAGtttgagaaaataagaaatgaaaatgtcACAATCATGGATAAGGCCCGAGCTTTGATTGACGTGATCATTCGGAAAGGGCCGAAGGCAAGCCAAATGTGTATCACTTATATTTGCGAAGAGGATTCCTGCCTTGCTGAGAAGATAGAACTCTCCTCAG GTTCTCAATCAGAAAATGATCATGCTACACAGGACCCCCAAGCAGCAATTCGTCCCTCTGAAATTAATG TTTTTTCTACAATGAAAGACATCCCAGCTAAGCTTACATTCCCAGGACCAGGAGGGAGCCTCAAGCTTTGCACCCCAGAACAAGcccaaagaatatggaaagaaaagtcAGCAGAG ATTTATCCAATAATGGAGAAGTCCACTCGCACACGTCTTGCCCTCATTATCTGCAACACACAGTTTGACAAGGTTTCCAGGAGAGACGGAGCTGATGCTGATATCAGAGGTATGAAGATGCTGCTGGAAGATCTTGGATACACTGTGGTTTTAAGAGAAAATCTCACTGCTTTG GACATGACTAGAGAGGTGAAGGATTTTGCTGCCCTCGAGAAGCACAAAACCTCTGACAGTACTTTCTTggtgttcatgtctcatggtatTCGAGAAGGCATTTGCGGAACAAAACACTCAGAGGAAGTTCCAGATATATTAAGCATCAACACCATCTTTCAAAGTTTGAATACTAAGAACTGTCCCAGCTTGAAGGACAAACCCAAGGTGATCATCATCCAGGCTTGCCGTGGTG AAAGCAAAGGGATAGTATGGTTAGAAGATTCATCAGAAGCTGCTGAAAAGAGCTCCTCACTGGCCCCGGAAGATTTGGAGTATGATGCCGTTAAGAAAGCCCACATAGAGAAGGATTTTATTGCTTTCTGCTCTTCAACACCAG ATAATGTTTCTTGGAGACATCCTGAGAAGGGttctctttttattatgaaaCTCATCGAACAGTTACAAGAAAATGCCTGTTCCTGTGACTTGGAGGAAATTTTCCGAAAG